In Zingiber officinale cultivar Zhangliang chromosome 3B, Zo_v1.1, whole genome shotgun sequence, a single window of DNA contains:
- the LOC121967144 gene encoding glycerate dehydrogenase isoform X1 yields MAKPISIQVWNPNGKYRVVSTKSMPGTRWIRLLTDQDCRVEICTEKKTILSVDDIVALIGDRCDGVIGQLTEDWGDALFSALKRAGGTAFSNMAVGYNNVDVGAANKYGIAVGNTPGVLTETTAELAASLSLAAARKIVEADQFMRAGLYDGWLPHLFVGNLLKGQTVGVIGAGRIGSAYARMMIEGFKMNLIYYDLYQSTRLEKFVTAYGQFLQANGEQPVTWKRAATMEDVLREADVMNHVVNTKELEQSQRTISLHPVLDKTTYHLINKDTLAIMKKEAVLVNASRGPVIDEAALVEHLKANPMFRVGLDVFEDEPKMKPGLAEQKNAVVVPHIASASKWTREGMATLAALNVLGKIKGYPVWGDPNRVDKFLDEKSLVPAACPSIVNAKQLDLPVSKL; encoded by the exons ATGGCGAAGCCAATATCGATCCAAGTGTGGAATCCCAATGGCAAGTACAGAGTCGTTAGTACCAAATCCATGCCCGGAACTCGgtggatccgcctcttgactgaCCAAGACTGCCGCGTTGAG ATATGCACAGAAAAGAAAACCATACTATCGGTGGATGACATCGTCGCACTAATTGGAGATCGGTGCGATGGAGTAATTGGACAA TTAACGGAGGACTGGGGTGATGCGTTGTTTTCTGCTCTGAAGAGAGCCGGCGGAACTGCTTTTAGTAACATGGCTGTTGGCTACAATAATGTTGATGTCGGCGCCGCTAACAAGTATGGAATTGCTGTTGGGAACACTCCT GGAGTTCTCACAGAGACAACGGCAGAATTGGCTGCCTCGCTTTCACTAGCAGCTGCCAGAAAAATAGTTGAAGCAGATCAGTTCATGAGAGCTGGCTTATATGATGGATGGCTTCCCCATTT GTTCGTTGGAAACCTACTCAAAGGACAGACAGTGGGAGTGATTGGAGCTGGTCGTATCGGGTCTGCGTACGCTAGGATGATG ATTGAGGGCTTCAAGATGAACCTGATATACTATGACCTGTATCAGTCGACAAGGCTAGAGAAGTTCGTGACAG CATATGGACAGTTCCTACAAGCAAATGGTGAACAACCTGTTACATGGAAAAGAGCTGCGACCATGGAGGATGTGCTCAGAGAGGCTGATGTA ATGAATCATGTAGTGAATACCAAGGAGTTGGAACAAAGCCAACGAACG ATAAGTCTTCATCCTGTGTTGGACAAAACTACATATCACCTTATAAACAAAGACACGTTGGCCATTATGAAAAAG GAAGCAGTACTGGTGAATGCAAGCCGAGGACCAGTTATCGATGAAGCTGCTTTGGTTGAACATCTGAAGGCAAATCCTATGTTCCGTGTAGGTCTCGATGTTTTTGAG GATGAGCCAAAGATGAAACCTGGTCTTGCTGAACAGAAAAATGCAGTTGTTGTGCCACATATTGCCTCTGCATCTAAG TGGACGCGTGAAGGAATGGCCACTCTTGCTGCTTTAAATGTTCTT GGAAAGATTAAAGGGTATCCAGTTTGGGGGGATCCAAATCGTGTTGATAAATTCTTGGATGAGAAATCTCTAGTTCCTGCAGCATGTCCAAGCATTGTTAATGCTAAACAGCTTG ACCTGCCAGTTTCAAAACTGTGA
- the LOC121967144 gene encoding glycerate dehydrogenase HPR, peroxisomal isoform X2, translating into MAKPISIQVWNPNGKYRVVSTKSMPGTRWIRLLTDQDCRVEICTEKKTILSVDDIVALIGDRCDGVIGQLTEDWGDALFSALKRAGGTAFSNMAVGYNNVDVGAANKYGIAVGNTPGVLTETTAELAASLSLAAARKIVEADQFMRAGLYDGWLPHLFVGNLLKGQTVGVIGAGRIGSAYARMMIEGFKMNLIYYDLYQSTRLEKFVTAYGQFLQANGEQPVTWKRAATMEDVLREADVISLHPVLDKTTYHLINKDTLAIMKKEAVLVNASRGPVIDEAALVEHLKANPMFRVGLDVFEDEPKMKPGLAEQKNAVVVPHIASASKWTREGMATLAALNVLGKIKGYPVWGDPNRVDKFLDEKSLVPAACPSIVNAKQLDLPVSKL; encoded by the exons ATGGCGAAGCCAATATCGATCCAAGTGTGGAATCCCAATGGCAAGTACAGAGTCGTTAGTACCAAATCCATGCCCGGAACTCGgtggatccgcctcttgactgaCCAAGACTGCCGCGTTGAG ATATGCACAGAAAAGAAAACCATACTATCGGTGGATGACATCGTCGCACTAATTGGAGATCGGTGCGATGGAGTAATTGGACAA TTAACGGAGGACTGGGGTGATGCGTTGTTTTCTGCTCTGAAGAGAGCCGGCGGAACTGCTTTTAGTAACATGGCTGTTGGCTACAATAATGTTGATGTCGGCGCCGCTAACAAGTATGGAATTGCTGTTGGGAACACTCCT GGAGTTCTCACAGAGACAACGGCAGAATTGGCTGCCTCGCTTTCACTAGCAGCTGCCAGAAAAATAGTTGAAGCAGATCAGTTCATGAGAGCTGGCTTATATGATGGATGGCTTCCCCATTT GTTCGTTGGAAACCTACTCAAAGGACAGACAGTGGGAGTGATTGGAGCTGGTCGTATCGGGTCTGCGTACGCTAGGATGATG ATTGAGGGCTTCAAGATGAACCTGATATACTATGACCTGTATCAGTCGACAAGGCTAGAGAAGTTCGTGACAG CATATGGACAGTTCCTACAAGCAAATGGTGAACAACCTGTTACATGGAAAAGAGCTGCGACCATGGAGGATGTGCTCAGAGAGGCTGATGTA ATAAGTCTTCATCCTGTGTTGGACAAAACTACATATCACCTTATAAACAAAGACACGTTGGCCATTATGAAAAAG GAAGCAGTACTGGTGAATGCAAGCCGAGGACCAGTTATCGATGAAGCTGCTTTGGTTGAACATCTGAAGGCAAATCCTATGTTCCGTGTAGGTCTCGATGTTTTTGAG GATGAGCCAAAGATGAAACCTGGTCTTGCTGAACAGAAAAATGCAGTTGTTGTGCCACATATTGCCTCTGCATCTAAG TGGACGCGTGAAGGAATGGCCACTCTTGCTGCTTTAAATGTTCTT GGAAAGATTAAAGGGTATCCAGTTTGGGGGGATCCAAATCGTGTTGATAAATTCTTGGATGAGAAATCTCTAGTTCCTGCAGCATGTCCAAGCATTGTTAATGCTAAACAGCTTG ACCTGCCAGTTTCAAAACTGTGA